TCCATTGCGAGTGGCATAAAGTAGCGACTATTTTGGCGTGTGGTACCGGATAAAGCAACTCTTGAGACCAAAATATCGAAGCCGGGTCACAGAGTTCAGACTGTTAGCTTGACTGGCTGGTTATGTCGACGTAGAGCTTAAGTTTCTGACCGGGATGCAGGTACTTACCAACCCGGTTCCAGCGTTTAATATCGGCCACCCGGATGTTGAAGCGATTCGCGATCAGGTACAGCGAGTCTCCCTTTCTAACGGTGTAGCGCAACCTGTGCAGCGCATTACTGGGTCGGGTTTGATTGATACTGACCGATTGCGGAAGATCGGATCGGGTCCATACCACGAGTTTCTGACCGACGCTGAGCGTATCGATTGGCGCGATACCGTTCCACCTGGCCAGTGCCCTGGTGTTGACGTTATAGTCTCTCGAAATACTCCACAGGCTCTGGCCTCGCCGCACAATGTGAATTCGCTTCTGACCTGAGCGGTTGGTATTTTGGATGGCGGCTTTACGCGAACTTTCGCTTAGCCCGTAAGTGTTCAACGATTTAGTCGCGGTAGGAACCATCAGGTGCTTACCGGCACGGATCTGGTTGCCGCGAATGTTGTTAACCTTTTTGATGAGCCCAACCGTAGTGCGATACTTCTTCGAAATGTGACTCAGGGTTTCACCGTTCTTGATTTTGTGACGCACCCAGTTGATGCGTTCGCTGGGTGGAACCTTTGCAACACCCAGTTTGAATTGCTCTGCCTTATCGCGTGGCAACAGCAGCCGGTGTGGACCGTTGGGCGCGGTAGCCCAGCGGTTAAATGCCGGATTCAGTTGATACAGCTGGTTAACCGTAATGCCGGCGAGATCGGCGGCCAGTGCCAGGTCTATCTGGCCGTCCAGTTCGACGACTTCGTAACTGACCTCGTTACCCACCGGAATCAGATTGAGCTGATATTTTTCTGGATGGGTAAATAGTTCCCTGAGGGCAAACAACTTCGGAACATAGGCCCGTGTTTCATTACGGATTTTAGTTAAATGCCAGAAATCAGTTTTACGCTTTCGCTTCTTGTTATAACGCACCGCACTGCGAATTCTCCCTGGACCAGCGTTATAGGCCGCGAGCGCCAGCTCCCAGTCTCCGTCAAACTCCTGTGCCAGGCTGTCGAGGTAAGAAATCGCCGCATGGGTTGATTCAATAATGTCGCGACGGCCGTCGTACCACCAGTTTTGTTTGAGACCCAGGAAACGACCCGTCGACGGGATGATTTGCCACATACCGGAAGCACGCCCGTGTGAATATGCAAAAGCCTGGTAGGCGGATTCCACGATGGGTAACAGCGCCAGCTCGCTGGGCAGGTTACGTTTTTCGAGCTCATCGAGTACGAAGGGTAGAATCGGGCGTGCTCTCTCCATTACGCGCTGCAGGTAGCCCGGATGTTCGAGATACCATTTCAGTTGAGCTTTCACCCGCGCGTTATTCACTGGATTCAACTGCATACCTTGTTGTAAGCGATACCAGGCGTTGTTTTTC
This DNA window, taken from Gammaproteobacteria bacterium, encodes the following:
- a CDS encoding LysM peptidoglycan-binding domain-containing protein, encoding MPFAPLIALLLAGCASFGLGNSLENTTATAVTTPVAGIETTDFEASHTEAITTLANYKASAYRVTGANSVTYSTIHKQDYLPLDLEIEVQVEQAELAMSQKTADDQLRAESEAVAAIEATLLETHQKNNAWYRLQQGMQLNPVNNARVKAQLKWYLEHPGYLQRVMERARPILPFVLDELEKRNLPSELALLPIVESAYQAFAYSHGRASGMWQIIPSTGRFLGLKQNWWYDGRRDIIESTHAAISYLDSLAQEFDGDWELALAAYNAGPGRIRSAVRYNKKRKRKTDFWHLTKIRNETRAYVPKLFALRELFTHPEKYQLNLIPVGNEVSYEVVELDGQIDLALAADLAGITVNQLYQLNPAFNRWATAPNGPHRLLLPRDKAEQFKLGVAKVPPSERINWVRHKIKNGETLSHISKKYRTTVGLIKKVNNIRGNQIRAGKHLMVPTATKSLNTYGLSESSRKAAIQNTNRSGQKRIHIVRRGQSLWSISRDYNVNTRALARWNGIAPIDTLSVGQKLVVWTRSDLPQSVSINQTRPSNALHRLRYTVRKGDSLYLIANRFNIRVADIKRWNRVGKYLHPGQKLKLYVDITSQSS